In one window of Macadamia integrifolia cultivar HAES 741 chromosome 2, SCU_Mint_v3, whole genome shotgun sequence DNA:
- the LOC122062293 gene encoding asparagine synthetase [glutamine-hydrolyzing] 2, with protein MCGILAVFGCSDNSHAKRARIIELSRRLRHRGPDWSGLHCHEDCYLAHQRLAIVDPTSGDQPLYNEDKTIIVTVNGEIYNHMDLRAKLKSHEFRTGSDCEVIAHLYEEYGEDFVDMLDGMFSFVLLDTRDKSFIAARDPIGITPLYMGWGLDGSIWFASEMKALSDDCERFISFLPGHIYSSKSGELRRWYNPPWYSECIPSTPYDPLVLRQAFEKAVVKRLMTDVPFGVLLSGGLDSSLVAAVASRYLAESKVARQWGSKLHTFCIGLKGSPDLKAAREVADYLGTHHHEFYFTVQEGIDAVEEVIYHVETYDVTTIRASTPMFLMSRKIKSLGVKMVLSGEGSDEIFGGYLYFHKAPNKEEFHQETCRKIKALHLYDCLRANKSTSAWGVEARVPFLDKEFINVAMDIDPQWKMVRPDIGHIEKWVLRNAFDDDQNPYLPKHILYRQKEQFSDGVGYSWIDGLKDHANRHISDAMLTQASFVYPENTPTTKEAYYYRTIFEKFFPKNAARSTVPGGPSVACSTAKALEWDAAWSKNPDPSGRAALGVHDAAYDQAVDSLSSGNNSSSFLDVPKKLQAGIVEATATAI; from the exons ATGTGTGGAATACTCGCCGTCTTCGGTTGCTCCGACAACTCTCACGCCAAACGAGCCCGAATTATCGAACTATCTCGAAG ATTGCGCCACAGAGGTCCTGACTGGAGTGGCTTGCATTGTCATGAAGATTGTTATCTTGCTCACCAACGGTTGGCTATTGTTGATCCCACTTCTGGAGATCAACCACTTTACAATGAAGACAAGACGATCATTGTGACG GTGAACGGGGAGATCTACAACCACATGGATTTGAGAGCAAAGCTGAAGTCTCATGAATTTAGAACAGGAAGTGACTGTGAAGTTATTGCCCATCTT TATGAAGAATATGGAGAGGATTTTGTCGACATGTTGGATGGAATGTTCTCCTTTGTCCTTCTCGACACCCGTGACAAAAGTTTCATTGCTGCTAGAGATCCTATTGGTATAACTCCCCTATACATGGGTTGGGGTCTTGATG GATCAATTTGGTTTGCATCAGAAATGAAAGCTTTGAGTGATGATTGTGAACGTTTCATCTCCTTCCTTCCAGGGCATATATATTCTAGCAAAAGTG GTGAGCTCAGGAGGTGGTATAATCCACCATGGTATTCAGAGTGCATACCGTCAACCCCTTATGATCCTTTAGTTTTACGTCAGGCCTTTGAGAAG GCTGTTGTGAAAAGACTTATGACAGATGTGCCATTTGGTGTACTTTTATCTGGAGGACTTGACTCGTCACTTGTTGCTGCTGTGGCTTCTCGTTACTTGGCAGAGTCCAAAGTTGCTAGACAATGGGGGTCAAAGTTACATACCTTTTGCATTGGTCTGAAG GGTTCTCCAGATCTTAAGGCTGCAAGGGAGGTTGCAGATTACCTTGGCACTCACCACCATGAGTTCTACTTCACGGTTCAG GAAGGCATAGATGCAGTTGAGGAAGTCATTTACCATGTTGAAACTTACGATGTGACAACTATCAGAGCCAGCACTCCGATGTTTCTAATGTCTCggaaaataaaatcattgggtgtaaagaTGGTTCTCTCTGGAGAAGGTTCTGATGAAATTTTTGGTGGTTACTTGTATTTCCACAAGGCACCTAACAAGGAGGAGTTTCATCAGGAAACATGTCGCAAG ATTAAAGCTCTTCATCTATATGATTGCCTAAGGGCAAACAAATCTACTTCAGCGTGGGGTGTAGAGGCTCGTGTTCCATTTCTGGATAAGGAATTTATAAATGTTGCCATGGACATTGATCCACAATGGAAAATG GTGAGACCTGATATTGGTCACATCGAGAAGTGGGTTCTACGCAATGCATTTGATGATGATCAGAACCCATATCTGCCAAAG CACATCTTGTACAGGCAGAAGGAGCAGTTCAGTGATGGAGTTGGTTATAGCTGGATTGATGGCTTGAAGGATCATGCAAACAGACAT ATCTCAGATGCAATGTTGACTCAGGCAAGCTTCGTTTATCCAGAAAATACACCCACAACGAAAGAGGCATACTACTACAGGACTATCTTTGAGAAGTTCTTCCCCAAG AATGCTGCAAGGTCAACAGTTCCAGGCGGTCCTAGTGTTGCATGCAGTACTGCTAAAGCACTGGAATGGGATGCTGCGTGGTCCAAAAATCCTGATCCCTCCGGTCGTGCGGCTCTAGGGGTTCATGATGCTGCTTATGATCAAGCAGTGGACTCACTTTCTTCAGGGAATAATTCGAGTTCATTCCTTGATGTTCCTAAGAAATTGCAGGCAGGCATTGTAGAGGCTACTGCCACAGCTATTTGA